In the Clostridium gelidum genome, TATTAATTGAGATCATATATTTAATAAACTTCAGGATAATTTGGAATTTCATAATTATTAAAGTAATTAGGGAACCATATAAAACTTTATCAAACTCATTAATTGAAAAAAATAAAGAATTAGATAAATTAAATCATAAAATAGCAGTTGGAAATAATCAATTAGAAAAGTCAATAAGTCTTTTGAAAAGCAAAGAATATTTATATTCTACATTTTTTAGATTTATGCCTCATCCAATTATAATTTTAAATGTAGATAATGATAGAATTTTATTTGTAAATAAACAATTTTTAAAATTTGCTGGTATTTCTAAAACAAGAGACATAATAAATAAAAAAGTAAAGAAATATATAGAATTTATGCCAGATAATATGAAAAATAAAGATTATAATGCAATTTTTTACATAGGAGATACAAGAAAATACATTGAAGCAAAATTTTTAAAAACTTATTCAGATTCCACAAAGAAATTGATACTAATTAAAGATAATACTTCAAAAGTACAAATAAAAGAAATAAGAAAAGAAGTTGAAAATAAAAAAATTGAAGAGAGTATTAGAACTGAATTTCTTTCGAGTATAAGTCACGATTTAAAAACGCCAATAAATGTGATTTATTCAGCAATGCAGGTTGAAAAGATATATATTAAAAAGAAAGATTTAGAAGTATTGAATAAATATAATAATATATGTAAACAAAATTGTATTTCATTAATTAAGTTAACTAATAATTTAATAGATAATTCAAAAATAAATTCTCATTATTTAGTTCCAAGGTTAAAGAATATTAATATAGTAGCTGTTATTGAAGAAAATGTAATGTCATTAATTGATTATGTAAAATGGAATAATATAGATTTGATTTTTGATACTAATACGGAAGAATGTTATTTAGATATAGATCATGAATTTATGGATAGAATAATTTTAAATTTAGTTTCCAATGCTGTGAAATTCACTCCAGATGGTGGCAAGATATATGTAATAATATGTGATAATAATGATAAGGTTAATGTATCTGTAAAAGATAGTGGAAGTGGAATTGAACAAGAATTTATATATCAAGCATTTAATAGATATTCTGTTGGTGAAGATATTAAAACAGATTCTAAAAGTGGTACGGGAATAGGACTTAGTGTAGTGAAGCAGCTAGTAGAATTGCAAGGTGGAAATATAGAAATAAAAAGAAATGAAGATGTGGGAACAACTATATGTATGGAATTTAAAAAAGGAGAGTAGACATGTATAAAATTAAAATTAATAAAAATGATAGTAGAATAAATATCATTATTGCAGCTGTATTATTAATTATATATTCTATTCTTACTAAAGATTTTAATATTTATTTGCTATTAAATAGTATAATAACAATTGCTATGATTGTAGTTTTCATTTACGTAAATATAATAAGAACAAAATATATTGATAAAACATTTATGAAAAGTTTTGAATTAGCATATTTAGTGTCAATTATAATAATTATTTTAAATATAATTGGATTTGTATATTTGTTTCAACATACTTCTAAAATTTATTTTATTTTTCTATTTAGTATACAATCTACGTTTGAGTCCTGTGAGATAGAAAATTTTTTTAAGTTTAAAAAGAGTTCTTTTAAAAGCATAATAATTTGTATTAGTTATTCTATATTATTGGTAATGTTGTTTTATGTATTTAAGGTGAATTATACGCTTTATAGATCATCATTTTTCATTGGAACTGTTGCATTAAGTGTAATAATAAGTATAGGAACATGTATATCTACTTTAGAAAATATGGTAAGAAATAGAAAAAAATTTCCTATTGATGAATTTAGAAAAATAATATTTTATATGTTTTCTATATTATTGTATTACTTTGGATTATTATGCTTAATTAGCGGATATAAGGAAATTGCTGAAATTATAGTATTTATAAAATGTATTACGTTTTACAAATTTTACAATTATATAATAAGTAAAGTATTAGATAATTCATTAATAAAAATTAATGATAATATAGAAATAGCAACAAAAACAAAGAGAGAACTTAATTCAATTTTGAAAAAGAGAAATTCCATATTAAATGAAGTTAATGTAGTGCTAAAAAAAAGCCAAGATAAAAATAATCAATTAATAGATTCAATTTATGGTGGTGTATTTTTATTTTACAACGACAAGCTTCAATATATTAATAAAAAAACATTAGTAACTTTGGATATCGAAAGTGATGAAGCTTTCGGAATGGAGTTAAATGAATTTATTGGAAAGTATTTTGATATTACTTTAGAAGAGATAAAAGATTCCGGAAATTATATTCCTTTTGCAAAAATGAAACATACAAAATTAGATGTTGAAATATTTTTATCTTATATAGATGAAAAAAGTAAAATCCTTTATGTTCATGATATAAGTGAAATAAATGAAAACATAAAGATAAAAAAAGTTCTTGAAGAGTATTTACAAGAAGAAGAAATAAAAAAAGAATTTTTCTCCAATATTTCCCATGAATTAAAAACACCTATAAATCTAATATTTGCTGCATTACAGGTTAATCAAATTTATGTGGATGAAAGTAATATAGAGGGCATCAATAGAAATAGAAAGATAATAAAGCAAAATTGTTTAAGACTAATTAGAACAATAAACAATTTTATAGATGCTAACAAAGTTTCAGAAGGATATATGATTCCAGATTATAAAATACATAATATAGTTGAACTCGTGGAGAATATATCCACTGCATCAAATAAATATATACAATTAATTGAGAACACATTAACTTTTGATGCAGATGAAGAAGAAATTTATGTTAAATGTGACAAAGAAATGATTACAAGAATTATATTAAACATACTTTCAAACTCTGT is a window encoding:
- a CDS encoding sensor histidine kinase, whose amino-acid sequence is MKENRKVLNKFFVNKYTDIYIFATSIFTYIILNFITNNCKINIPLMFRGYYIILSIVLFVLIEQVRKFYKQYISKIVIVFFSLMIFISAVGFIININEKDFLSQFTMIYIAVSKESILLIETFCCYALSEYYFKNKELKNQSYWIFILIITSLGIIYYFEMIINYIKIVYLIVEIPLIVKIILNMKKSIIPQKQENNILNSYIFSTIIILIANIYGFYNNSQETVNILIEIIYLINFRIIWNFIIIKVIREPYKTLSNSLIEKNKELDKLNHKIAVGNNQLEKSISLLKSKEYLYSTFFRFMPHPIIILNVDNDRILFVNKQFLKFAGISKTRDIINKKVKKYIEFMPDNMKNKDYNAIFYIGDTRKYIEAKFLKTYSDSTKKLILIKDNTSKVQIKEIRKEVENKKIEESIRTEFLSSISHDLKTPINVIYSAMQVEKIYIKKKDLEVLNKYNNICKQNCISLIKLTNNLIDNSKINSHYLVPRLKNINIVAVIEENVMSLIDYVKWNNIDLIFDTNTEECYLDIDHEFMDRIILNLVSNAVKFTPDGGKIYVIICDNNDKVNVSVKDSGSGIEQEFIYQAFNRYSVGEDIKTDSKSGTGIGLSVVKQLVELQGGNIEIKRNEDVGTTICMEFKKGE
- a CDS encoding sensor histidine kinase, producing the protein MYKIKINKNDSRINIIIAAVLLIIYSILTKDFNIYLLLNSIITIAMIVVFIYVNIIRTKYIDKTFMKSFELAYLVSIIIIILNIIGFVYLFQHTSKIYFIFLFSIQSTFESCEIENFFKFKKSSFKSIIICISYSILLVMLFYVFKVNYTLYRSSFFIGTVALSVIISIGTCISTLENMVRNRKKFPIDEFRKIIFYMFSILLYYFGLLCLISGYKEIAEIIVFIKCITFYKFYNYIISKVLDNSLIKINDNIEIATKTKRELNSILKKRNSILNEVNVVLKKSQDKNNQLIDSIYGGVFLFYNDKLQYINKKTLVTLDIESDEAFGMELNEFIGKYFDITLEEIKDSGNYIPFAKMKHTKLDVEIFLSYIDEKSKILYVHDISEINENIKIKKVLEEYLQEEEIKKEFFSNISHELKTPINLIFAALQVNQIYVDESNIEGINRNRKIIKQNCLRLIRTINNFIDANKVSEGYMIPDYKIHNIVELVENISTASNKYIQLIENTLTFDADEEEIYVKCDKEMITRIILNILSNSVKYGKKGGNIDVNVGTDADNHVIIKVKNDGLKIDKKTIPYIFDKFTKLNKAFNRLKEGSGLGLFLTKALIELQGGNINIISNNSGNEFIITMPRVMIQSDCEFIHENWETNPLEEKIDVEFSDIYIE